A part of Primulina eburnea isolate SZY01 chromosome 10, ASM2296580v1, whole genome shotgun sequence genomic DNA contains:
- the LOC140842694 gene encoding LOW QUALITY PROTEIN: protein DAY-LENGTH-DEPENDENT DELAYED-GREENING 1, chloroplastic-like (The sequence of the model RefSeq protein was modified relative to this genomic sequence to represent the inferred CDS: deleted 1 base in 1 codon), with amino-acid sequence MSNSIVLCQSLAWCKNSSSSSSFSNHTSASAVVRLSSVRKKSRGLVANAKKKYSKRRKSWWQRFIFDEDGNWLGLKDEDTIDVLESEDSSDDEVSDYEKFEAWKRRAEAIVELREAQDDVKNEESRRWEDWLVDGTSNDSVNGASWIDNSNDAVGKPGNDTGEDLTSMFSGRGLVKSVRDMVLGREDDDILYEDRVFRYASVNSAKFLAVLIIVPWAMDFLVHDYVLMPFLDRYVKTVPLAAEMLDVRRSQKKEMIKVLNLVKARYRLEVEIGKSPPLSDEDLFLVIRQKAIALRDERRLENRKAFANIWSDIVFGVSLFALLYFFQNQVALLKFTGYKIINNISDTGKAFLIILVTDIFLGYHSESGWQTLLEVIVEHYGLEVDQAAITIFICFVPVVIDACVKLWLFKYLPKLSTKVSNIFQEMKRH; translated from the exons ATGAGCAATTCAATTGTTTTGTGTCAAAGTCTAGCTTGGTGCAAGAACAGTAGTTCCAGTAGTTCATTTTCGAATCATACTTCGGCATCTGCTGTAGTTCGATTGTCAAGTGTAAGGAAAAAGTCCCGTGGCCTGGTTGCGAATGCCAAGAAAAAATATTCGAAGAGGAGGAAAAGTTGGTGGCAGAGATTCATTTTTGATGAGGATGGGAATTGGCTTGGTTTGAAAGATGAGGACACGATTGACGTGTTAGAGTCCGAAGATTCTAGTGATGATGAGGTATCTGATTATGAGAAATTTGAAGCGTGGAAAAGGCGAGCTGAAGCAATTGTCGAGTTGAGGGAAGCACAGGACGATGTAAAGAATGAGGAGAGTAGAAGGTGGGAGGATTGGCTTGTTGATGGAACTAGTAATGATTCTGTTAATGGTGCATCATGGATTGACAACTCGAATGATGCTGTTGGAAAGCCTGGAAATGATACAGGAGAAGATTTAACCAGCATGTTTTCTGGGAGAGGATTGGTTAAGTCTGTGAGGGATATGGTTCTAGGCAGAGAAGATGATGATATTCTTTATGAAGATCGAGTTTTTCGTTATGCCTCAGTCAATTCG GCCAAATTTTTGGCAGTACTTATAATTGTTCCATGGGCTATGGATTTCTTGGTTCATGACTACGTTCTCATGCCGTTCTTAGACAG GTATGTCAAGACCGTTCCACTCGCTGCGGAGATGCTTGATGTTAGGAGATCACAAAAGAAAGAAATGATCAAGGTTCTTAATCTTGTGAAAGCGCGTTATCGACTTGAAGTAGAGATTGGTAAATCTCCGCCGCTTTCTGATGAGGATCTTTTCCTGGTAATACGACAGAAAGC AATAGCATTGAGAGATGAGCGGAGGTTAGAGAACCGTAAAGCATTCGCAAATATCTGGTCAGACATTGTGTTTGGGGTGTCATTGTTCGCTCTTCTATATTTCTTTCAGAATCAA GTAGCTTTGCTGAAATTCACGGGTTATAAGATTATCAATAACATTTCAGACACAGGGAAAGCATTTCTTATTATACTCGTCACCGATATTTTTTTGGG GTATCATTCTGAATCTGGCTGGCAGACATTATTAGAGGTTATAGTTGAGCAC TATGGACTAGAGGTGGATCAGGCTGCTATAACTATATTTATATGCTTTGTTCCGGTCGTAATAGATGCTTGTGTGAAGCTCTGG TTATTCAAATATCTGCCAAAATTATCCACAAAGGTGTCGAATATTTTCCAAGAAATGAAGAGGCATTAG